The genomic region ACAGATTATTTGTCCGGATCGTTTAAGAAGCGCCTCGCGCAGACAAGAAGAATAACCCTCTTTAAGTCCGGTGATGATAGTATATGGGTTTTTATGGCAAACGCGAGAGTGCTCGTCAGCGATCCGCTGGCGGAAGAAGGGCTCGTCATCCTGCGGGCGGCCGTTGACGTTGATGTCAAAACCGATCTCAAGGAAGAAGAGCTCTGCAAGATCATCGGGGACTACGATGCCCTGCTGGTGCGGAGCGGCACCGATGTCAACGCGAAAGTGATAGCAGCCGGGAAGCGGCTCAAGTTCATCGGGCGTGCAGGTGTCGGCGTGGACAATATCGATGTGGATGCCGCAACCAAGTGCGGTATCATTGTCGCCAATGCTCCCGAGGGCAACACCCTTGCGGCAACCGAGCACACCATGGCGATGATGCAGTCCCTTGCCCGGAACATCCCCCAGGCGAACGCGAGCCTCAAGAAGAAGGAGTGGAAGCGCTCCAAGTTCATGGGCGTTGAGCTCAACGAGAAGACGCTCGGCATTGTGGGATTCGGCCGGATCGGCCGCGAGGTTGCAAAACGGGCCAAAGCCATGGACATGAAGGTCGTTGCCTACGACCCGTTCATAACCCAGGAACGGGCGGCCCAGCTCGGCGTTGAGATGATGTCGATGGCCGACCTCTTCACGGTTGCCGACGTCATCACCGTCCACACCCCGCTCATCCCCGAGACAACGCATGTGATCAATACCAAGAGCATTGCCACGATGAAGGACGGCGTGCGGATCATCAACTGCGCCCGCGGCGGTATCATCGACGAGAAGGATCTCTACGATGCGATCAAGTCCGGGAAAGTTGCCGGGGCCGCGCTCGATGTTTTCGAGCAGGAGCCCCCGACCGAGTCCCCGCTTTTGACCCTCGACCAGGTCATCGTCACCCCGCATCTCGGGGCGAGCACGGTCGAGGCGCAGCTGAACGTGGCAGTCTCGGTGGCAAAGCAGTGCGTTGAAGTGCTTAACGGCGGATCGGCCAAGTACGTGGTCAATGCCCCGATGGTTCCCCCCGAGCATGCGGAGATCCTCCAGCCCTATGCCCAGCTGGCCGAGAAGATGGGCAGGTTTGCGATCCAGATCGCCGGTGGAAGACTTGCATCGGTGGAGTGCATCTATGGCGGCGAGCTGTC from uncultured Methanoregula sp. harbors:
- the serA gene encoding phosphoglycerate dehydrogenase, which translates into the protein MANARVLVSDPLAEEGLVILRAAVDVDVKTDLKEEELCKIIGDYDALLVRSGTDVNAKVIAAGKRLKFIGRAGVGVDNIDVDAATKCGIIVANAPEGNTLAATEHTMAMMQSLARNIPQANASLKKKEWKRSKFMGVELNEKTLGIVGFGRIGREVAKRAKAMDMKVVAYDPFITQERAAQLGVEMMSMADLFTVADVITVHTPLIPETTHVINTKSIATMKDGVRIINCARGGIIDEKDLYDAIKSGKVAGAALDVFEQEPPTESPLLTLDQVIVTPHLGASTVEAQLNVAVSVAKQCVEVLNGGSAKYVVNAPMVPPEHAEILQPYAQLAEKMGRFAIQIAGGRLASVECIYGGELSAYAGSMKFVTRLALKGLLDPILQQPVNIVNAEFVAKERGIAISETVTQEALGFKNLITLKIKTDKGEESVSGTVFFKGRSRIVAVGGYTMDMIPEGHVLVSKHLDKPGVIGRAATILGKNHINIAGMQVGRFKAGEPALMVLNVDSPVPQNVLDELRGLQGISTMMFAKISDERI